One Mycolicibacterium sarraceniae genomic window carries:
- a CDS encoding TetR family transcriptional regulator, translating to MSSDTALAVTPGGEGTPRNRRQEETFRKVLRAGLEMLRETSYADLTVRAVAARAKVAPATAYTYFSSKNHLIAEVYLDLMRQVPYFTDVNDSRLHRVEKSLRSLALVIADEPEFAAACTTAVLSNDAGVHPARDRIGAEIHKRIRSALGPDADPQIVSALEMTYYGALVHAGTGAMSYRQVADRIGYVAGLILGENE from the coding sequence GTGTCCAGCGATACTGCGCTAGCCGTCACCCCGGGTGGTGAGGGCACGCCGCGCAATCGCCGCCAGGAAGAGACCTTCCGCAAGGTGCTGCGGGCCGGTCTGGAGATGCTGCGCGAAACGTCGTACGCCGATCTGACGGTGCGGGCGGTGGCGGCCCGCGCGAAGGTGGCGCCGGCGACGGCGTACACCTATTTCTCCTCGAAGAACCACCTGATCGCCGAGGTCTACCTAGACCTGATGCGCCAGGTCCCGTATTTCACCGACGTCAACGACAGCCGGCTGCACCGCGTCGAGAAGTCACTGCGGAGCCTGGCCTTGGTGATCGCCGACGAGCCGGAGTTCGCCGCGGCCTGCACCACCGCGGTATTGAGCAACGACGCCGGGGTACACCCGGCACGCGATCGCATCGGCGCTGAGATTCACAAACGGATCAGATCGGCGCTGGGGCCGGACGCGGATCCGCAGATCGTGTCCGCACTGGAGATGACGTACTACGGCGCGCTCGTGCACGCCGGTACCGGCGCGATGAGCTACCGCCAGGTCGCCGACCGAATCGGTTATGTCGCGGGACTTATCCTGGGAGAGAACGAATGA
- a CDS encoding cytochrome P450, with protein sequence MTTAGVCPFGAGFDFADPDLLKEGMPVAQLAQLRKTAPVWWNEAPSVFDDGGYWVISKHRDIRDISRDGDLWSTNAKGVVMRFADDMTKDQVEITKALLINHDAPEHTRLRKLVSRLFTPRAVSKLEEKLADAARDIVAAAAEKDTGEFVDDIAMQLPLLAIADLLGVPESDRQKLFHWTNSIMNSDDPDFDEDPTVANAELMGYAYTMAEQRRQCPADDIITKLVQADLDGESLSEVEFAFFVILLAVAGNETTRNAMTHGMNAFFENPDQWELFKRERPETTADEIVRWATPVHCFQRTATRDTEIGGVTIREGQRAGLFYSSANYDEEVFNNPFQFNILRDPNPHLGFGGNGAHFCIGANLARMEIKLIFNEIANQIPDISKLGEPVRLRSGWINGVKQLPVAYH encoded by the coding sequence ATGACCACCGCAGGCGTGTGCCCGTTCGGAGCGGGCTTCGACTTCGCCGACCCCGACCTGCTCAAAGAGGGCATGCCTGTCGCCCAGCTGGCGCAGTTACGCAAGACCGCGCCGGTGTGGTGGAACGAGGCCCCCTCGGTCTTCGACGACGGCGGGTACTGGGTGATCAGCAAGCACCGCGATATCCGCGACATCTCCCGCGACGGCGACCTGTGGTCGACGAACGCCAAAGGCGTGGTGATGCGGTTCGCCGACGACATGACCAAAGACCAGGTGGAGATCACCAAGGCGCTGCTGATCAACCACGACGCACCCGAGCACACCCGGCTGCGCAAGCTGGTCTCGCGCCTGTTCACCCCGCGCGCCGTGTCCAAGCTGGAGGAGAAGCTGGCCGACGCCGCCCGCGACATCGTGGCCGCGGCCGCCGAGAAAGACACTGGGGAATTCGTTGACGACATCGCGATGCAGCTGCCACTGCTGGCGATCGCCGACCTATTGGGAGTCCCAGAATCGGACCGGCAGAAGCTCTTTCACTGGACCAACAGCATCATGAACTCCGACGACCCGGACTTCGATGAAGACCCGACGGTGGCCAACGCCGAGCTGATGGGTTACGCGTACACGATGGCCGAGCAGCGCCGCCAGTGTCCGGCCGACGACATCATCACCAAGCTGGTGCAGGCCGATTTGGACGGGGAGTCGCTCTCGGAGGTCGAGTTCGCATTCTTCGTGATCCTGCTCGCGGTGGCCGGCAACGAAACCACCCGCAACGCCATGACCCACGGCATGAACGCCTTCTTCGAGAACCCCGACCAGTGGGAGCTTTTCAAGCGCGAGCGGCCGGAGACCACGGCCGACGAGATCGTCCGCTGGGCCACTCCGGTGCACTGCTTCCAGCGGACCGCGACGCGCGATACCGAAATCGGCGGAGTCACGATCCGCGAGGGCCAGCGGGCGGGGCTGTTCTACAGCTCGGCGAACTACGACGAGGAAGTCTTCAACAACCCGTTCCAGTTCAATATCTTGCGTGACCCCAACCCGCACCTCGGGTTCGGCGGCAACGGGGCACACTTCTGCATCGGTGCCAACCTCGCGCGTATGGAGATCAAGCTGATCTTCAACGAGATCGCCAACCAGATCCCCGACATCAGCAAGCTCGGCGAGCCCGTGCGCCTGCGCTCGGGCTGGATCAACGGGGTCAAACAACTGCCTGTCGCCTACCACTAG
- the purD gene encoding phosphoribosylamine--glycine ligase — protein MRVLVIGSGAREHALLLGLRKDTCVDFLAVAPGNAGTSAVAEQHDVDVTSAEAVTALARKLVIDLVIIGPEVPLVLGVADAVRAAGIACFGPSKDAARIEGSKAFAKDVMAAAGVRTAGSETVDNPAHLDAALDRFGPATGQPAWVVKDDGLAAGKGVVVTADRDAARAHAASLLDSGHPVLLESFLDGPEVSLFCLVDGATVVPLLPAQDFKRVGDNDAGPNTGGMGAYSPLPWLTAEATAAMVSSVVEPVAAELVRRGSPFSGLLYAGLAMTSTGPAVVEFNCRFGDPETQAVLALLESPLGQLLHATSTGTLADFAALQWADGYAVTVVVAAENYPGRPRVGDVITGSEAAGVLHAGTARRNDGAVISSGGRVLSVVGTGTDLVAAREDAYRTVSSIRLPGSHFRTDIALAAAEGRITPA, from the coding sequence GTGCGCGTCCTCGTGATCGGATCCGGTGCCCGCGAACATGCCCTGTTGCTGGGCCTGCGCAAAGATACCTGCGTCGACTTTCTTGCCGTCGCGCCCGGTAACGCCGGCACCTCGGCGGTCGCTGAGCAGCACGACGTCGACGTGACTTCCGCGGAAGCGGTCACCGCACTGGCGCGAAAGCTGGTGATCGACCTCGTGATCATCGGCCCCGAAGTGCCGCTAGTGCTCGGGGTGGCCGATGCTGTGCGCGCCGCAGGCATCGCCTGCTTCGGCCCGTCGAAGGACGCCGCCCGGATCGAAGGCTCCAAGGCGTTCGCCAAGGACGTGATGGCCGCGGCCGGTGTGCGCACCGCGGGCAGCGAAACCGTCGACAACCCCGCTCACCTGGATGCCGCGCTGGATCGTTTCGGCCCGGCCACCGGCCAACCCGCCTGGGTGGTCAAGGATGACGGGCTGGCCGCAGGCAAGGGCGTGGTGGTGACCGCTGACCGTGACGCGGCCCGCGCGCATGCCGCTTCGCTGTTGGACTCCGGGCATCCGGTGCTCCTGGAGTCCTTCCTCGATGGGCCCGAGGTGTCGCTGTTCTGTCTGGTCGACGGCGCGACCGTGGTCCCGCTGCTGCCCGCCCAGGACTTCAAGCGCGTCGGTGACAACGACGCTGGGCCCAATACCGGGGGTATGGGCGCGTATTCACCGCTGCCGTGGTTGACCGCCGAGGCGACCGCCGCGATGGTCAGCAGTGTCGTCGAACCCGTTGCTGCCGAACTGGTTCGCCGCGGCTCCCCGTTTTCCGGTCTGCTGTATGCGGGGCTGGCCATGACCTCCACCGGCCCCGCGGTGGTCGAATTCAACTGCCGGTTCGGTGACCCTGAGACGCAGGCGGTGCTCGCGCTGCTGGAATCCCCGCTGGGCCAGCTGTTGCACGCCACGTCAACCGGAACGCTGGCCGACTTCGCTGCGCTGCAGTGGGCCGACGGGTACGCGGTCACCGTCGTGGTGGCCGCGGAGAACTATCCCGGACGCCCCCGGGTCGGCGACGTGATCACCGGCTCGGAAGCCGCCGGCGTGCTGCACGCCGGGACCGCGCGCCGTAACGACGGTGCCGTCATCTCCTCAGGCGGGCGGGTGCTCTCGGTCGTCGGCACCGGCACCGACCTGGTGGCCGCGCGCGAAGACGCCTACCGGACAGTGTCTTCGATTCGCTTGCCCGGCAGTCATTTCCGCACCGATATCGCGTTGGCGGCGGCCGAGGGGCGGATCACGCCAGCTTGA
- a CDS encoding SDR family oxidoreductase, translated as MGQFDNKVAIITGAGGGIGQAYAEAIAREGAAVVVADINIEGAQKVVDGIKGEGGIALALPVDVSDPVSAKAMADQTLAEFGGIDYLVNNAAIFGGMKLDFLITVDWDYYKKFMSVNLDGALVCTRAVYRKMAKRGGGAIINQSSTAAWLYSNFYGLAKAGVNSLTQQLATELGGQNIRINAIAPGPINTEANRTTTPQEMVADIIKGIPLSRMGEVDDLVGMCLFLLSDQAKWITGQIFNVDGGQIFRS; from the coding sequence ATGGGACAGTTCGACAATAAGGTCGCCATCATCACCGGCGCGGGCGGCGGCATCGGCCAGGCCTACGCCGAGGCCATCGCCCGTGAGGGCGCGGCCGTGGTGGTCGCCGATATCAACATCGAAGGCGCACAGAAGGTCGTCGACGGTATCAAGGGTGAAGGCGGCATCGCGCTCGCGCTGCCGGTCGACGTCAGTGATCCGGTGTCGGCCAAAGCCATGGCCGATCAGACGCTCGCCGAGTTCGGCGGTATCGATTACCTGGTCAACAACGCCGCCATCTTCGGCGGGATGAAGCTCGACTTCCTGATCACGGTGGACTGGGACTACTACAAGAAGTTCATGAGCGTGAACCTCGACGGCGCGCTGGTGTGTACCCGAGCGGTCTACCGCAAGATGGCCAAGCGCGGCGGCGGCGCGATCATCAACCAATCGTCCACGGCGGCATGGCTGTACTCGAACTTCTATGGCCTGGCCAAGGCCGGGGTGAACAGCCTCACCCAGCAGCTGGCGACCGAACTCGGCGGCCAGAACATCCGGATCAACGCCATCGCGCCCGGTCCGATCAACACCGAGGCCAACCGCACGACCACGCCGCAGGAAATGGTGGCCGATATCATCAAGGGAATTCCCCTGTCGCGCATGGGTGAAGTCGACGATCTAGTCGGCATGTGCCTGTTCCTGCTGTCGGATCAGGCGAAGTGGATCACCGGGCAGATCTTCAATGTCGACGGCGGACAGATCTTCCGTTCATGA
- a CDS encoding cytochrome P450, with amino-acid sequence MTNPAATKVVTRVSGGEEEHGHLEEFRTDPIGLMKRTRDECGDVGWFQLVDKPVVMLSGAEANEFFFRSSDAELNQAEAYPFMTPIFGEGVVFDADPERRAEMLHNTALRGEQMKGHAATIENEVKKIVADWGDEGEIELLDFFSELTIYTSTACLIGLKFREQLDRRFAEYYHDLERGTDPLCYVDPYLDIESFRIRDESRVKLVALVQEIMDGRIANPPKGKEDRDLLDVLVSIRDEEGNPRFSANEVTGMFISLMFAGHHTSSGTSAWTLIELIRHPGTYAEVRGELDELYADGQEVSFHALRQIPKLDNVVKETLRLHPPLIILMRVAQDEFEVQGYPIHKGDFVAASPAISNRIPEDFPDPDAFNPDRYNKPEQADIVNRWTWIPFGAGKHRCVGAAFAQMQIKAIFSVLLREYEFEMAQPAQTYQNDHSKMVVQLARPAKVRYRKRVKA; translated from the coding sequence ATGACGAACCCAGCAGCCACCAAGGTGGTCACGCGCGTCTCCGGTGGAGAGGAGGAGCACGGCCACCTCGAGGAATTCCGCACCGATCCGATCGGCTTGATGAAACGCACTCGCGACGAGTGCGGGGATGTCGGCTGGTTTCAGCTTGTCGACAAGCCGGTCGTCATGCTGTCGGGCGCCGAGGCCAACGAGTTCTTCTTCCGCTCCAGCGACGCCGAGCTGAACCAGGCCGAGGCCTACCCCTTCATGACGCCGATCTTCGGCGAGGGCGTGGTGTTCGACGCCGATCCCGAGCGCCGTGCAGAGATGCTGCACAACACCGCACTGCGCGGCGAACAGATGAAGGGCCACGCAGCCACCATCGAGAACGAGGTCAAAAAGATCGTTGCCGATTGGGGTGATGAAGGCGAGATCGAGCTGCTGGACTTCTTCTCTGAACTGACGATCTACACCTCGACCGCGTGCCTGATCGGGCTCAAGTTCCGTGAGCAGCTCGACCGTCGGTTCGCCGAGTACTACCACGATCTCGAGCGCGGGACCGACCCCCTCTGCTACGTCGACCCTTATCTCGACATCGAGAGCTTCCGCATCCGCGACGAGTCGCGCGTGAAACTTGTTGCGCTGGTGCAGGAGATCATGGACGGCCGGATCGCCAACCCACCCAAGGGCAAGGAGGACCGCGACCTACTCGACGTGCTGGTCTCGATCCGCGATGAAGAGGGCAATCCGCGCTTCAGCGCCAACGAGGTCACCGGCATGTTCATCTCTTTGATGTTCGCCGGGCACCACACGAGTTCGGGAACCTCGGCGTGGACGCTGATCGAGCTGATCCGCCACCCGGGCACCTACGCCGAGGTGCGCGGCGAGCTCGACGAGCTCTACGCCGACGGCCAGGAGGTGAGCTTCCATGCACTGCGCCAGATTCCGAAACTGGACAACGTCGTCAAGGAGACGCTGCGCCTGCATCCACCGCTGATCATCCTGATGCGCGTCGCGCAGGACGAGTTCGAGGTGCAGGGCTACCCGATTCACAAAGGCGATTTCGTCGCAGCCTCGCCGGCGATCTCCAACCGCATCCCGGAGGACTTTCCAGACCCCGACGCGTTCAACCCCGATCGCTACAACAAGCCGGAACAGGCCGATATCGTGAACCGGTGGACCTGGATTCCGTTCGGCGCCGGTAAGCACCGCTGCGTCGGCGCGGCGTTCGCGCAGATGCAGATCAAGGCGATCTTCTCGGTCCTGTTGCGCGAGTACGAGTTCGAGATGGCTCAGCCCGCCCAGACCTATCAGAACGACCACTCCAAGATGGTTGTCCAGTTGGCCCGCCCGGCAAAAGTCCGCTATCGCAAGCGCGTGAAAGCGTAA
- a CDS encoding carboxymuconolactone decarboxylase family protein has protein sequence MDELRRKGLEKMNEVYGWEMPDSPGDYFALTADHLFGTIWTRPGLTMRDKRIMTLTVVTALGISDLAEIQANAALHNEELTAEELKEMAIFLTHYLGFPLGSKLDGAVTKVAAKRKKAAEAGQSEDKKANVNDALKMHSGRKLED, from the coding sequence ATGGACGAGTTACGCCGCAAGGGCCTTGAGAAGATGAACGAGGTCTACGGCTGGGAGATGCCCGACTCGCCGGGTGACTACTTCGCGCTGACCGCCGACCACCTGTTCGGCACCATCTGGACGCGACCCGGATTGACCATGCGGGACAAGCGCATCATGACGCTGACTGTCGTCACCGCGCTCGGCATTTCCGATCTGGCCGAGATCCAGGCCAACGCCGCCCTGCACAACGAAGAGCTCACCGCCGAGGAGCTCAAGGAGATGGCGATCTTCCTGACGCACTACCTCGGCTTCCCGTTGGGCTCGAAACTGGACGGGGCGGTCACCAAGGTCGCGGCCAAGCGCAAGAAGGCTGCCGAGGCAGGTCAGAGCGAGGACAAGAAGGCCAACGTCAACGACGCGCTCAAGATGCACAGCGGCCGGAAGCTCGAGGACTAG
- a CDS encoding cytochrome P450, translating into MTVQSPDVMLDPYNYDFHEDPYPYYKRLRDEAPLYHNEELKFWALSRHQDVLQGFRNSTTLSNKFGVSLDPASRGPHASKTMSFLAMDDPSHLRLRTLVSKGFTPRRIRELEPRVTEIAVKHLDTMLEKAAAGEIVDYVDEFAGKLPMDVISELMGVPQPDRAQVRAWADGVMHRDEGVTDVPPEAVEASLNLIVYYQAMVEERRKTPADDLTTALLDAEIDGDRLTDDEVLGFMFLMVIAGNETTTKLLANAAFWGHKNPDQLAGVYTDLSRVPLWVEETLRYDTSSQILARTVAGDLTLYDTVIPDGDVVLLLPGSAHRDERVFERPDDYLIGRDIGAKLQSFGSGAHFCLGAHLARMEARVALEELFTRIRGYEVDEANSVRVHSSNVRGFAHLPITVQPR; encoded by the coding sequence ATGACGGTACAGAGTCCAGACGTGATGCTGGATCCCTACAACTACGACTTCCACGAGGATCCGTACCCGTACTACAAGCGGCTGCGCGACGAAGCCCCGCTGTATCACAACGAGGAGCTGAAGTTCTGGGCGCTGTCCCGCCATCAGGATGTCTTGCAGGGTTTCCGCAACAGCACAACGCTGTCCAATAAATTCGGTGTCTCCCTGGATCCGGCATCCCGCGGTCCGCACGCGTCTAAAACGATGTCCTTTCTGGCCATGGACGACCCGTCGCATCTGCGCCTGCGGACCCTGGTCTCAAAAGGGTTCACCCCGAGGCGGATTCGTGAGCTGGAACCCCGGGTCACCGAGATCGCCGTCAAGCACCTCGACACTATGCTCGAGAAGGCCGCCGCCGGTGAAATCGTGGACTATGTCGACGAGTTCGCGGGCAAGCTGCCGATGGATGTCATCTCCGAACTCATGGGAGTGCCCCAACCCGACCGCGCTCAGGTCCGGGCCTGGGCCGATGGCGTGATGCACCGCGATGAAGGTGTCACCGATGTGCCACCGGAGGCCGTCGAAGCGTCGCTCAACCTGATCGTCTACTACCAGGCGATGGTGGAGGAGCGGCGCAAGACCCCCGCCGACGATCTCACGACGGCCCTCCTGGACGCCGAGATCGACGGCGACCGGCTGACCGACGACGAGGTCCTCGGGTTCATGTTCCTGATGGTCATCGCCGGTAACGAGACCACTACCAAACTGCTTGCCAACGCCGCATTTTGGGGACACAAGAACCCCGACCAGCTGGCCGGCGTCTACACCGACCTGTCCCGGGTGCCGCTGTGGGTCGAAGAGACCCTGCGCTACGACACCTCGAGCCAAATCCTGGCTCGCACCGTCGCCGGCGATCTGACTTTGTACGACACTGTCATTCCCGACGGTGACGTGGTCCTGCTCCTGCCCGGATCAGCCCACCGCGACGAGCGCGTCTTCGAGAGGCCCGATGACTACCTCATCGGACGCGATATCGGCGCCAAGCTCCAGAGCTTCGGCAGCGGCGCACACTTCTGCCTCGGCGCTCACTTGGCCCGTATGGAGGCGCGAGTGGCCTTGGAAGAGTTGTTCACACGTATCCGCGGCTATGAAGTGGACGAGGCCAACTCGGTTCGCGTCCACTCCAGCAACGTCCGTGGTTTCGCCCACCTGCCCATCACAGTGCAGCCTCGCTAG
- a CDS encoding NAD(P)-dependent oxidoreductase, with protein MSDIKVGYIGLGNQGAPMAKRLVEWPGGLIVFDVRTEAMMPLAELGATLADSVADVAVADVIEVTVLNDAQVRDVVSELAEHAKPGTVIAIHSTIEPGTAAELAEQLQPKGIRIVDAPVSGGAGAADKGELAVMVGADDDAYELVKPVFKQWASLVVRAGEPGAGTRMKIARNMLTFIGFTAATEASRLAEAAGIDLQKLGRVVRHSDAQSGGPGAIMVRDDTKPLTPEHFVYNMFIHTRGLAEKDLKLALALGEANGVDLPLAEIALRDLAAGLGVPNTKE; from the coding sequence ATGAGCGATATCAAGGTTGGCTACATCGGGCTGGGAAACCAGGGTGCGCCGATGGCCAAGCGGCTCGTGGAGTGGCCCGGCGGCCTCATCGTGTTCGATGTGCGGACCGAGGCCATGATGCCGCTGGCCGAACTCGGCGCCACGCTGGCTGACAGCGTCGCCGATGTCGCAGTGGCCGATGTCATCGAAGTGACCGTGCTCAACGACGCGCAGGTCCGCGATGTGGTGAGCGAGCTCGCCGAGCACGCCAAGCCGGGAACGGTCATCGCGATCCATTCCACCATCGAGCCTGGCACCGCGGCCGAGCTGGCTGAGCAGTTGCAGCCCAAGGGTATTCGCATTGTCGATGCCCCGGTCAGTGGCGGCGCCGGTGCCGCCGACAAGGGTGAGCTGGCCGTGATGGTCGGCGCCGATGACGACGCCTACGAGTTGGTCAAGCCGGTGTTCAAGCAGTGGGCATCGCTGGTGGTGCGTGCCGGCGAGCCCGGTGCCGGGACTCGGATGAAGATCGCTCGGAACATGTTGACGTTCATCGGTTTTACCGCGGCGACTGAGGCGTCCAGGCTCGCCGAGGCGGCCGGTATCGACCTGCAGAAGCTGGGCCGCGTGGTGCGGCACAGCGACGCGCAGAGTGGTGGGCCCGGTGCGATCATGGTCCGCGACGACACCAAACCCCTGACGCCCGAGCACTTCGTCTACAACATGTTCATCCACACCCGCGGGCTGGCCGAGAAGGATCTGAAGCTGGCTCTCGCTCTCGGCGAAGCCAACGGTGTGGACCTGCCGTTGGCCGAGATCGCATTACGCGACCTGGCCGCCGGGCTCGGTGTCCCCAACACGAAGGAGTGA
- a CDS encoding aldehyde dehydrogenase, giving the protein MAIAADRNSDLFIDGKLVPGGNGRYPTINPATEEILGTAADANAEDMSRAVDAARRAFDTTDWSTNTELRVRSIRQLRDAMKANVEELREMTIAEVGAPRMLTSAAQLEGPVEDLSFCADTAENYSWRQDLGVASPMGIKTERTISREAVGVVGAITPWNFPHQINLAKLGPALAAGNTIVLKPAPDTPWCAAVLGELIAEYTDIPPGVVNIVTSNDHSVGALLSSDPRIDMVSFTGSTNTGRAVMAAGAATIKKVFLELGGKSAFLVLDDADLAGACSMAAFTASMHAGQGCAITTRLVVPRARYDEAVEAAAATMAGLKPGDPTSPKTICGPVISERQRDRVQSYLDLAIDEGGRFACGGGRPADRDTGYFIEPTVIAGLDNSARVSREEIFGPVLTVIAHDGDDDAIRIANDSPYGLSGTVFSSDNDRAQGVANRLRVGTVNVNGGVWYSADVPFGGYKQSGIGSEMGVAGFEEYLELKVIATAV; this is encoded by the coding sequence ATGGCGATTGCGGCCGACCGGAACAGTGACCTCTTCATCGACGGGAAGCTGGTGCCCGGTGGCAACGGCAGGTACCCGACGATCAACCCGGCGACTGAGGAGATTCTGGGCACGGCCGCCGACGCCAATGCCGAGGACATGAGCCGGGCGGTCGATGCCGCCCGTCGCGCGTTCGACACCACCGACTGGTCCACCAACACCGAACTTCGGGTGCGTTCCATCCGGCAGCTGCGCGATGCGATGAAGGCCAACGTGGAAGAACTCCGCGAGATGACCATCGCTGAGGTGGGCGCCCCCCGCATGCTGACCTCGGCCGCCCAGCTCGAAGGGCCGGTCGAAGACCTGTCCTTCTGTGCCGACACCGCTGAGAACTATTCCTGGCGGCAAGATCTCGGCGTCGCATCGCCGATGGGCATCAAGACCGAGCGAACCATCTCCCGGGAGGCGGTCGGTGTCGTCGGCGCCATCACCCCGTGGAACTTTCCGCATCAGATCAACCTCGCCAAGCTGGGCCCCGCCCTGGCGGCGGGCAACACCATCGTCCTCAAGCCCGCACCCGATACCCCATGGTGCGCAGCGGTTCTCGGTGAACTGATTGCTGAATACACCGATATCCCGCCCGGCGTGGTCAATATCGTCACGTCCAACGACCACTCGGTCGGGGCGCTGCTGTCCAGCGACCCGCGGATCGACATGGTGTCGTTCACCGGTTCCACCAACACTGGCCGTGCGGTGATGGCTGCCGGCGCGGCCACCATCAAGAAGGTCTTCCTCGAGCTCGGTGGCAAGTCGGCATTCCTGGTGCTCGATGACGCCGATCTGGCCGGCGCCTGCTCGATGGCGGCGTTCACCGCCTCGATGCACGCCGGGCAGGGCTGCGCGATCACCACCCGCCTGGTGGTGCCGCGGGCGCGTTACGACGAAGCGGTCGAGGCCGCCGCGGCGACCATGGCCGGGCTCAAGCCAGGTGACCCGACCAGTCCCAAAACCATCTGCGGGCCCGTCATTTCCGAGCGTCAACGCGATCGGGTGCAGTCCTACCTCGACTTGGCGATCGATGAGGGTGGCCGGTTCGCCTGCGGCGGCGGCCGGCCGGCCGACCGTGACACCGGGTATTTCATCGAGCCGACCGTGATCGCCGGCTTGGACAACAGTGCTCGGGTGTCACGCGAAGAGATCTTCGGTCCGGTGCTGACCGTCATCGCCCACGACGGCGACGACGACGCGATCCGCATCGCCAACGATTCGCCGTACGGGTTGTCAGGCACCGTGTTCAGCAGCGATAACGATCGCGCGCAGGGTGTCGCGAACCGGTTGCGGGTTGGCACCGTCAACGTCAACGGCGGGGTGTGGTACTCCGCGGACGTTCCGTTCGGCGGCTACAAGCAGTCCGGCATCGGCTCTGAGATGGGGGTCGCCGGCTTCGAGGAATACCTGGAACTGAAAGTCATTGCCACGGCTGTCTAG
- a CDS encoding SDR family oxidoreductase, whose product MPRFAPLPDRRPALVAGASSGIGEATAIKLAANGFPVALGARRVDKLQEIVGKIRADGGEAIAVHLDVTDPDSVKAAVEQTTSELGEIEVLVAGAGDTYFGKLDSISIDEFESQIQIHLVGAYRVASAVLPGMLQRQRGDLIFVGSDVSLRPRPHMGAYGAAKAALVSMVTNYQMELEGTGVRASIVHPGPTKTSMGWSLPAELIGPALDDWAKWGQARHDYFMRAADLARAITFVAETPRGSFIANMELQPEAPLAGNTSRQKLTLGEEGMPA is encoded by the coding sequence ATGCCACGTTTCGCTCCCCTCCCCGACCGCAGGCCCGCGCTGGTTGCCGGTGCGTCGTCCGGGATCGGTGAAGCCACCGCGATCAAGCTCGCCGCCAACGGTTTTCCCGTCGCGCTCGGTGCTCGTCGGGTGGACAAGCTGCAGGAGATCGTCGGGAAGATCCGTGCCGACGGTGGCGAGGCCATCGCGGTGCACCTCGACGTCACCGACCCCGACTCGGTGAAGGCCGCCGTGGAGCAGACCACTTCCGAACTCGGCGAGATCGAGGTGTTGGTGGCCGGTGCGGGTGACACGTACTTCGGCAAGCTCGACTCAATCAGCATCGACGAGTTCGAGTCCCAGATCCAGATCCATCTGGTCGGCGCCTACCGGGTGGCTTCCGCGGTCCTGCCGGGCATGCTCCAACGCCAGCGCGGCGACCTGATCTTCGTGGGATCTGACGTGTCGCTGCGACCACGGCCCCACATGGGCGCCTACGGTGCGGCCAAGGCCGCCCTGGTGTCGATGGTGACCAACTACCAGATGGAACTGGAAGGCACCGGGGTGCGCGCCTCGATCGTCCATCCCGGCCCGACCAAGACCTCGATGGGCTGGAGCCTGCCCGCCGAACTCATCGGACCTGCACTCGACGACTGGGCCAAGTGGGGCCAAGCGCGACATGACTACTTCATGCGCGCCGCCGACCTCGCGCGCGCCATCACATTTGTGGCGGAAACCCCCCGCGGCAGCTTCATCGCGAATATGGAGCTCCAGCCCGAAGCTCCCTTGGCCGGCAACACATCTCGTCAGAAGCTCACCCTTGGCGAGGAAGGAATGCCCGCATGA
- a CDS encoding TetR/AcrR family transcriptional regulator, with translation MRTHGWSGSAPATDEEAVARILAAANKAIDARGADLSIADVARTLGVTRQTVYRYFPSTDALLQAAAMASATGFLDRMAAHLSGITDPAEAVTEGIAAAVESLPNDKHMGLLLGPERVGAFSAEVTSDVALAFAGSLLRRFDVDWAARGFSDSDLDELGEHLLRIVQSFMVDPGRPPRHGAELRRYLRRWVGAALFSVDHPSTRTSD, from the coding sequence GTGCGGACCCACGGCTGGTCGGGATCGGCGCCGGCCACCGACGAAGAAGCGGTTGCGCGGATTCTGGCCGCGGCGAATAAGGCCATCGATGCCCGCGGGGCGGATCTGAGCATCGCCGACGTCGCCCGCACCCTCGGGGTGACCCGCCAGACGGTGTATCGCTACTTCCCCAGCACCGACGCGCTACTGCAGGCCGCGGCGATGGCGTCCGCAACCGGATTCCTCGACCGGATGGCCGCGCACCTTTCCGGTATCACCGACCCGGCCGAGGCGGTCACCGAAGGGATTGCCGCAGCGGTGGAATCGCTGCCGAACGATAAACATATGGGTCTGTTACTCGGGCCGGAACGCGTCGGCGCATTCAGCGCCGAGGTCACCTCGGATGTCGCGCTGGCGTTCGCCGGCTCGCTGCTTCGCCGATTCGATGTCGACTGGGCCGCAAGAGGATTCAGCGATAGCGATCTCGACGAACTCGGTGAGCACCTGCTGCGGATCGTGCAGTCCTTCATGGTGGACCCGGGCCGGCCGCCGCGGCACGGTGCCGAGTTGCGCCGGTATCTGCGCCGCTGGGTGGGCGCGGCCTTGTTCAGTGTCGATCACCCGTCAACGCGCACAAGCGATTAG